The Deltaproteobacteria bacterium genomic interval GGCCCATGTCTTCATCGTCATGCTGGCCTACCGCCTGCGCCTCGTATTGGAAGAAGCCTGGCGCTTTTTAGACATCACTGTAGAAGAGGGCCTCAAGCAACTATCAACGCTTTGCGCCATCCAGACTATGATCGGGGCTGAAGCCGGATGTTTATCCGTTCCCACTTCCCACGCCCAGAGACAGCGTGGCCGAATTGTTTAAAGCTTTGGATATATCACCACCGCAAACACTACCCAGGAGAAAAGGAAAGGTAGACACTAAACGAAAACTTCAATCGATCTGCGCAAATCTGCTCAAAAGACACGGTATTTCACCGACAAGAATAACCCCTAAGAATAATTTCCGGCGGGAGACCAAGTCTGTCAGATAGCCAATGGTCAGGGAGATCACGCCTCCCAGGACCCAGAAGACAAAAGATATATTCCCTCCGAGCTTGACGTCTCGCTCAATATCGGAGAAACCAAAATCCCGGGCGATTTGACTCAGGTTGGGGGCCATGAGGTTCTGATCGGCAAACAGAAAAAGGTTGATAAGGGCCAGTAGCAAAACAGCGTATAATCGTTGCCCGCTAAATTTGGAGGTTGTTTCCATGATTAGATTATTCTTAAGCTAGTGACCGTTCAGGCGATAATACTTCAGGGAAAGAGGTCCCACGCCTCCCATTAAGAACCGCCTGCTTGTTTATTTTTACGGCGGGGTCAATCCGCCCACGGACCCTTATTCTTTATCTTTTTCCTGTTCTTCCAGGATAATTTGAGTAGCCATTTTGGCTGATGTGCCCACGACCTTGCTGCAGTGGTCCATCATCCCAAATTTCATGGCCTCTTGGAGTTCATCTGGATCGAGGAGGTTGAAGGTGCGGCCCATCAGGGATTTTTGCAGGTCGTAGCAGCGGCAGGTGCCATATTTCTCCACAAATTCGTCATGCAGCTTTTTCACCAGCAAATAAGACCTCATGGGCTTCATCATGTCTGAAAAGTCTTTGCGTTCTCGCCCAAAAAGGTAGCCGATGACCATGGAAGCCCCCACCAGCGCGCCGCAGGAGCCGTCGCCGCTCAGTCCCAGCCCGTCGGCCAACCCGCTGGCGGCCTTGAAGACGTCATCGTTATTGATAGACAGGGTGTCGAAAATGGCGGCCATGGTCGTCTGAGCGCAGCCGGTGCATTCTTTTTCGTATTTTTCTCCGAAGGTAAAGGCCTGATCTGCGAGTTCTTCCTTTGACTGTGCCATACTGACCTCCTTATTCTAAAAAAGAACCGTTTATATTTATTTCCTCGTCCCCAGGCTCAGCCTGGGAAGGCATGGAAGCGCTAGCGCAGCCTGGAGTATGGCAGGGTATAGACCGGTATGAGGCGCTCCCGGGGCGCCAGCTCCCGAAGCCCGCGAAAGAACTCCCGGGAAAACTCATCAGCCGGCTGGTAGCCCTCCTGGCGCAAAGCCCCCTTCCAGAGGTCAATGACCTCGTTGTGCTTCCCCGCGATGGGACGCCAACTGGCCACGATGGGAAGATTCTTGGCTCCCTCATTTAATCCTGCGATGAAGTCGGGCATACGGCCGGGGACTATCTCCAGGATCGCGAGGCTGTATGCTCCGAGCGGAGACTGCTGGCTTTGAGCCATCGCCTCATGCAGAACCTCCGGCGGCACCGGACCTAACGGTTCCAGAAGCCGGGAGTGTTGCTCCGGGGCCAGCTCCTCTAAACGCGCCTCATATTCCCCCCAGGCCCGATCCTGGCCAGCCTTGGCACGGAAGTCGTCAAATGTTCTCAGGCTGTCAAACTCCAGGATTTGCGTTACCTGACAGAATAACTCCACGTCCGAGTACCAGGCCGCCATCAGACGGGGTCCCAGGCGCTCGCAGAGAGGCATTAGCTGCTCTTGGGCGAACTCGACAAAGGTATCCAGGGTTTCCGGGCTGGCTGGCGAAAGGTTTAGCGTCTCTTCCAGATAGATCATGGTTTAACTCCCCTTTCATGGGAACGACTTCTCCTGGCTCTCATCTTCTGTTGTCCCGGTCGTTCATTTTTTAAGGTCGAGGTACATTTCGTAAGCTTC includes:
- a CDS encoding NIPSNAP family protein, which produces MIYLEETLNLSPASPETLDTFVEFAQEQLMPLCERLGPRLMAAWYSDVELFCQVTQILEFDSLRTFDDFRAKAGQDRAWGEYEARLEELAPEQHSRLLEPLGPVPPEVLHEAMAQSQQSPLGAYSLAILEIVPGRMPDFIAGLNEGAKNLPIVASWRPIAGKHNEVIDLWKGALRQEGYQPADEFSREFFRGLRELAPRERLIPVYTLPYSRLR
- a CDS encoding C_GCAxxG_C_C family protein, with amino-acid sequence MAQSKEELADQAFTFGEKYEKECTGCAQTTMAAIFDTLSINNDDVFKAASGLADGLGLSGDGSCGALVGASMVIGYLFGRERKDFSDMMKPMRSYLLVKKLHDEFVEKYGTCRCYDLQKSLMGRTFNLLDPDELQEAMKFGMMDHCSKVVGTSAKMATQIILEEQEKDKE